One genomic window of Myxococcus stipitatus includes the following:
- the nrfH gene encoding cytochrome c nitrite reductase small subunit, giving the protein MSGVSRRVAIGAAVLAVLVGTAVGAAGYTFVYARGASYLTDDPAACANCHVMNEQYDGWVKGSHHAVAVCNDCHTPHDFFGKYLAKAINGWHHSVAFTTGDFHEPIHLGARNLGVTEAACRSCHQDIVHAIEPGLLVRVEARRPEDSGGELHPPPEEGTMSCLRCHRSVGHQELD; this is encoded by the coding sequence ATGTCGGGCGTATCACGCCGCGTCGCCATCGGAGCCGCCGTGCTCGCCGTCCTGGTCGGAACCGCCGTGGGAGCGGCTGGCTACACCTTCGTCTATGCCCGGGGGGCCTCCTACCTCACGGACGACCCGGCCGCGTGCGCCAACTGCCACGTCATGAATGAGCAGTACGACGGCTGGGTGAAGGGCAGCCACCACGCGGTGGCGGTGTGCAACGACTGCCATACGCCCCACGACTTCTTCGGGAAATACCTCGCCAAGGCCATCAATGGCTGGCACCACTCCGTGGCCTTCACCACGGGGGACTTCCACGAACCCATCCACCTGGGGGCGCGCAACCTGGGCGTGACGGAGGCGGCGTGTCGCTCCTGTCACCAGGACATCGTGCACGCCATCGAGCCCGGGCTGCTGGTTCGCGTGGAGGCTCGGCGGCCGGAGGACTCAGGCGGGGAGCTGCACCCGCCGCCGGAAGAGGGGACGATGAGCTGTCTTCGCTGCCACCGCTCGGTGGGACACCAGGAGCTGGACTGA
- the fdhA gene encoding formaldehyde dehydrogenase, glutathione-independent, protein MPSNRGVVYLGPGKVEVRSIDYPKMVNPKGKSIEHGVILKVVSTNICGSDQHMVRGRTTAPKGMVLGHEITGEIVEKGKDVEYLSVGDLVTVPFNVACGRCRTCREQQTGVCLNVNEGRAGGAYGYVDMGGWVGGQAEYVMVPYADFNLIKFPDKAQAMEKILDLTMLSDILPTGFHGAVTAGVGVGSTVYVAGAGPVGLAAAASAQLLGAAVVMIGDMNAERLTHAKSVGFVPIDLKKSNKLEDLIAAVVGVPEVDAAIDAVGFEARGHGSESSTEAPATVLNSLMAITRAAGAVGIPGLYVTEDPGSKDEAAQHGNLRMRFGLGWAKSLRFSTGQTPVLRYNRQLMQAILHGRLPIAKVVNATVIPLDDAPRGYHEFDAGVARKFVLDPHGLLKKKS, encoded by the coding sequence ATGCCCAGCAATCGCGGCGTCGTCTATCTCGGTCCCGGCAAGGTGGAGGTGCGGTCCATCGACTACCCCAAGATGGTCAATCCCAAGGGGAAGTCCATCGAGCACGGGGTCATCCTCAAGGTCGTCTCCACCAACATCTGTGGCTCCGACCAGCACATGGTGCGCGGGCGCACCACCGCGCCCAAGGGCATGGTGCTCGGGCACGAAATCACCGGCGAAATCGTCGAGAAGGGCAAGGACGTGGAGTACCTCTCCGTCGGTGACCTGGTCACCGTGCCCTTCAACGTCGCCTGTGGCCGGTGCCGCACGTGTCGCGAGCAGCAGACCGGCGTATGCCTCAACGTGAACGAGGGGCGCGCTGGCGGGGCCTACGGGTACGTGGACATGGGCGGCTGGGTGGGCGGACAGGCCGAGTACGTCATGGTCCCCTACGCCGACTTCAACCTCATCAAGTTCCCCGACAAGGCGCAGGCGATGGAGAAGATCCTCGACCTGACCATGCTGTCGGACATCCTCCCCACCGGCTTCCACGGCGCCGTCACGGCGGGCGTGGGCGTGGGCTCGACGGTGTATGTGGCCGGCGCGGGGCCCGTGGGCCTGGCCGCCGCGGCGTCCGCGCAGTTGCTGGGCGCGGCGGTGGTGATGATTGGCGACATGAACGCGGAGCGGCTCACGCACGCGAAGTCCGTGGGCTTCGTCCCCATCGACCTCAAGAAGAGCAACAAGCTGGAGGACCTCATCGCCGCCGTCGTCGGCGTCCCGGAGGTCGACGCCGCCATCGACGCCGTGGGCTTCGAGGCCAGGGGCCACGGCTCCGAGAGCTCCACCGAGGCCCCCGCCACCGTGCTCAACTCGCTGATGGCCATCACCCGCGCGGCGGGCGCCGTCGGCATCCCCGGGCTCTACGTCACCGAGGACCCGGGTTCGAAGGACGAGGCCGCCCAGCACGGCAACCTGCGCATGCGCTTCGGCCTGGGCTGGGCCAAGTCGCTGCGCTTCTCCACGGGGCAGACGCCCGTGCTGCGCTACAACCGCCAGCTCATGCAGGCCATCCTCCACGGCCGACTGCCCATCGCGAAGGTCGTCAACGCCACCGTCATCCCGCTCGACGACGCGCCCCGCGGCTACCACGAGTTCGACGCGGGCGTGGCGCGCAAGTTCGTGCTCGACCCCCACGGGCTCCTGAAGAAGAAGTCCTGA
- a CDS encoding FUSC family protein has product MHRLLRHIRRFFRLQPGRPAWVSGIRAALAVTVPFSIATVLGFRDAGWTGLTGLLVTLANPGGAYQGRARVMGAVAILGALVGTLAALAGGNLWLDATLLLVGVFAMTFARVFGDTVGSVGDKLAVIFVASLGVHAVELDAAVTRGAALLFGGTWAMLQSLLLWPLHPYLPSRKAISRVYTELGDGAHELAALARAAALTEEWESAIARHSPIRIQIEEARQTLATTRVGRGDETERGEHLLVLLEQSEQALAVLFALTQAMEIASHEPRLRHVREEVARACERYAAISHRVAAIAREPETAGVYWPRIPTNAEEFGLEGKWLRQTPVSVLELLARLRECAGAIQRAATDMRRGAPVSVGNPEAALALMRQRPLLETLKANLDPHSVALRHALRAGTVAAVALIVTRVLKLGEPFWVVLAAIGILQPYSANTEERAIQRVTGTLVGGTLAAVIATVVGSQLVLVLVIGVLTATSVSLLPLNFGAFQILLTPDFLLLATLSTGDWSVAENRALGVLVACALALTGVWLLWPYPERRRFPDAAASVLRADGNYFRQVAASRSGTEPQVNAARRDFGLALLDAEASLERLMAEYRGPAHRLEPAMALLTYSRRLAASVTALGEQKAVARSSDMLEVVATSASGALDALADSLRQGQTPPPIPALPVRELVDDPVSGKLIERVPRQLEILHGAVEKLSLT; this is encoded by the coding sequence ATGCACCGACTGCTGCGCCACATCCGGCGGTTCTTCCGGCTCCAACCCGGACGCCCCGCGTGGGTGTCGGGTATCCGCGCGGCACTCGCTGTCACGGTACCGTTCTCCATCGCCACGGTGCTCGGCTTCCGGGACGCGGGCTGGACGGGGCTCACCGGCCTGCTCGTCACCCTGGCCAATCCAGGCGGCGCCTACCAGGGCCGGGCGCGGGTCATGGGAGCGGTGGCGATATTGGGCGCGCTCGTCGGGACGCTCGCCGCGCTGGCCGGAGGCAACCTGTGGCTGGACGCGACGCTGCTGCTCGTGGGCGTGTTCGCCATGACGTTCGCGCGCGTGTTCGGCGACACGGTGGGCTCCGTGGGCGACAAGCTCGCCGTCATCTTCGTGGCGTCCCTGGGCGTGCACGCGGTGGAGCTCGACGCCGCCGTCACGCGCGGCGCGGCGCTCCTGTTCGGCGGCACGTGGGCCATGCTCCAGTCCCTGCTGCTCTGGCCCCTGCACCCCTACCTGCCCTCGCGCAAGGCCATCTCCCGCGTCTACACGGAGCTGGGCGACGGCGCGCACGAACTGGCCGCCCTCGCCCGCGCCGCGGCCCTCACCGAGGAGTGGGAGAGCGCCATCGCCCGTCACTCACCCATCCGCATCCAGATAGAAGAGGCCCGGCAGACCCTGGCCACCACCCGGGTGGGCCGCGGAGACGAGACCGAGCGCGGCGAGCACCTGCTCGTCCTCCTGGAACAGAGCGAACAGGCGCTCGCCGTGCTCTTCGCGCTCACCCAGGCCATGGAGATCGCCAGTCACGAGCCCCGCCTGCGTCACGTGCGCGAGGAGGTGGCCCGGGCCTGCGAGCGCTACGCGGCCATCTCCCATCGCGTGGCCGCCATCGCCCGGGAGCCGGAGACGGCGGGGGTCTATTGGCCGCGCATCCCCACCAACGCGGAGGAGTTCGGCCTCGAGGGCAAGTGGCTGCGCCAGACGCCCGTCTCCGTGCTGGAGCTGCTCGCCCGGCTGCGCGAGTGCGCGGGCGCCATCCAGCGCGCCGCCACGGACATGCGACGCGGCGCCCCCGTCTCCGTGGGCAACCCCGAGGCGGCCCTGGCGCTGATGCGACAGCGGCCCCTGCTCGAGACGCTGAAGGCGAACCTCGACCCCCACTCCGTGGCGCTGCGCCACGCGCTGCGCGCGGGGACCGTCGCCGCCGTGGCGCTCATCGTCACGCGCGTGTTGAAGCTGGGCGAGCCGTTCTGGGTGGTGCTCGCCGCCATCGGTATCCTCCAGCCCTACTCGGCCAACACCGAGGAGCGCGCGATCCAACGTGTCACCGGCACGCTCGTGGGCGGCACGCTCGCCGCCGTCATCGCCACCGTGGTGGGTTCGCAGCTGGTCCTCGTCCTCGTGATTGGCGTCCTCACCGCCACGTCCGTGTCGCTGCTGCCCCTCAACTTCGGCGCGTTCCAGATCCTCCTCACCCCGGACTTCCTCCTGCTCGCCACGCTGAGCACCGGGGACTGGTCCGTCGCGGAGAACCGCGCCCTGGGCGTGCTCGTCGCCTGCGCCCTGGCGCTCACGGGGGTGTGGCTCCTGTGGCCCTATCCGGAGCGACGCCGCTTCCCGGACGCGGCCGCGAGCGTGCTGCGCGCGGACGGCAACTACTTCCGCCAGGTCGCCGCCAGCCGCAGCGGCACCGAACCCCAGGTCAACGCGGCCCGGCGCGACTTCGGCCTCGCCCTGCTCGACGCGGAGGCGTCCCTCGAGCGGCTCATGGCCGAGTACCGAGGCCCCGCCCACCGCCTGGAGCCAGCCATGGCCTTGCTCACCTACTCACGCCGACTCGCCGCGTCAGTCACCGCGCTCGGGGAGCAGAAGGCGGTCGCCCGGTCGTCGGACATGCTGGAGGTCGTGGCGACCAGCGCCAGCGGCGCGCTCGACGCGCTCGCGGACTCGCTGAGGCAGGGCCAGACTCCGCCCCCCATCCCCGCCCTGCCCGTGCGGGAGCTCGTCGACGACCCGGTGTCGGGCAAGCTCATCGAGCGCGTCCCGCGCCAGCTGGAGATCCTCCACGGCGCGGTGGAGAAGCTTTCCTTGACGTGA
- a CDS encoding DUF6210 family protein, whose protein sequence is MTSKPRVLLHGARGLGCIILWPTGIEYSNQTGGYACLHPTAEGFYVPLFNELFDQEALLRRHFEGPKWRGWCDRGIDEETALEVERVLDAALPTRELGLTVDRERFADSHEAWIHVNVPAQHGRRADALLPGLPAAQGILTWANSD, encoded by the coding sequence ATGACATCCAAGCCCCGCGTCCTCCTGCATGGCGCTCGTGGCCTGGGCTGCATCATCCTCTGGCCCACCGGCATCGAGTATTCCAACCAGACGGGGGGCTACGCGTGTCTCCATCCCACCGCTGAAGGCTTCTACGTCCCGCTCTTCAACGAGCTGTTCGACCAGGAGGCGCTCCTGCGCCGCCATTTCGAGGGACCGAAGTGGCGGGGCTGGTGCGACCGCGGAATCGACGAGGAGACGGCGCTCGAGGTCGAGCGCGTCCTCGACGCGGCCCTCCCCACACGCGAGCTGGGGCTGACCGTCGACCGGGAACGCTTCGCGGACTCACATGAAGCCTGGATCCACGTCAACGTCCCCGCCCAGCACGGCCGCCGCGCAGATGCGCTCCTCCCCGGCCTGCCCGCCGCCCAGGGCATCCTGACCTGGGCGAACAGCGATTGA
- a CDS encoding ammonia-forming cytochrome c nitrite reductase subunit c552 produces the protein MDNRRRLSLLLVGVGVVSAAAAAGAVALATNIFARKQEARNPFFRVVELTDDTVSPAIWGQNFPLQFDMYLRTVDQSRTKYGGSEAVPHAPTQADPRSVVAQSRLEEDPRLKRMWAGYAFSKDFREERGHAYMLEDQTFTERQKVTQQPGACIHCHASTYTLYKKLGEGDIFKGFEAVNHLPYFEARKQVEHPVACIDCHDSQTMQLRVTRPAFILGMARMKAAQGVQGYDVNRDATRQQMRSYVCGQCHVEYYFKGPEKTLTFPWDKGLKIENILAYYEENPHKDWTHEETGAPVLKAQHPEFEMWNQGIHARSGVACADCHMPYTRVGAMKVTDHHVRSPLLNINHACQTCHHFPEEELRARAEALQERTFRLRNQGLDALVGLINDVKAAKAAGKTDADLAGVYALQRRGQFMLDFIEAENSMGFHAPEEAARILGQATNLLRQAQVLVRDPTFKPEIPDMLSAAEGDAHAGPGVRGKTVGTPAATTGTGVSAGGER, from the coding sequence ATGGACAATCGTCGCCGTCTATCGCTGTTGCTGGTGGGCGTGGGCGTGGTGTCCGCGGCGGCCGCCGCGGGGGCCGTCGCGCTGGCCACCAACATCTTCGCGCGCAAGCAGGAGGCGCGGAATCCGTTCTTCCGCGTGGTGGAGCTCACCGACGACACGGTGTCCCCGGCCATCTGGGGACAGAACTTCCCGCTCCAGTTCGACATGTACCTGCGCACGGTGGACCAGTCGCGCACGAAGTACGGCGGGAGCGAGGCGGTGCCCCATGCGCCCACGCAGGCGGACCCGCGCTCCGTCGTGGCGCAGAGCCGCCTGGAGGAGGACCCGCGCCTGAAGCGGATGTGGGCCGGGTACGCGTTCAGCAAGGACTTCCGCGAGGAGCGCGGCCACGCGTACATGCTGGAGGACCAGACCTTCACGGAGCGGCAGAAGGTGACGCAGCAGCCGGGCGCGTGCATCCACTGCCACGCGAGCACGTACACGCTCTACAAGAAGCTGGGGGAGGGCGACATCTTCAAGGGCTTCGAGGCGGTGAACCACCTGCCGTACTTCGAGGCGCGCAAGCAGGTGGAGCACCCGGTCGCCTGCATCGACTGTCACGACAGCCAGACGATGCAGCTTCGCGTGACACGTCCCGCCTTCATCCTGGGCATGGCACGGATGAAGGCCGCGCAGGGCGTGCAGGGCTACGACGTCAACCGCGATGCGACGCGCCAGCAGATGCGCAGCTACGTCTGCGGCCAGTGCCACGTGGAGTACTACTTCAAGGGGCCGGAGAAGACGCTGACCTTCCCCTGGGACAAGGGCCTGAAGATCGAGAACATCCTCGCCTACTACGAGGAGAACCCGCACAAGGACTGGACGCACGAGGAGACGGGCGCGCCGGTGTTGAAGGCGCAGCATCCGGAGTTCGAGATGTGGAACCAGGGCATCCACGCGCGCTCGGGCGTGGCGTGCGCGGACTGCCACATGCCGTACACGCGCGTCGGCGCCATGAAGGTCACCGACCACCACGTGCGCAGCCCGCTGCTCAACATCAACCACGCGTGCCAGACGTGCCACCACTTCCCGGAGGAGGAGCTGCGCGCCCGCGCGGAGGCGCTCCAGGAGCGCACCTTCCGGCTGCGCAACCAGGGCCTGGACGCGCTGGTGGGGCTCATCAACGACGTGAAGGCGGCGAAGGCCGCGGGGAAGACGGACGCGGACCTGGCGGGCGTCTACGCGCTCCAGCGGCGGGGCCAGTTCATGCTCGACTTCATCGAGGCGGAGAACTCCATGGGGTTCCACGCGCCCGAGGAGGCCGCGCGAATCCTGGGGCAGGCCACCAACCTCCTGCGTCAGGCGCAGGTGCTGGTGCGCGACCCCACCTTCAAGCCGGAGATTCCCGACATGCTGTCCGCGGCCGAGGGTGACGCGCACGCGGGCCCCGGCGTGCGAGGCAAGACGGTGGGGACCCCCGCCGCGACGACGGGGACCGGCGTCAGCGCGGGCGGCGAGCGGTAG
- a CDS encoding alpha/beta hydrolase-fold protein has product MRMPGVALLLAVWTTACGGGVEPDGAETLGTQASSVVITTEDQVVARLASSTGAIYGYGEYLPPGYLTSPDTFYPVIIHLNGVSEFGTSTTEANLLAVVTRHGALKKIHGTAQGKAYFGQKQVMVFTPRAPTDWVPAELNAFVDFLVANYRVDTSRIYLTGLSFGGYGAWKYAYQYGSRLAALAPMATNIGGPGPTITQLQGVPVWAVHSYADGTSLSAERSWLLGVTKNYGQYQLVTVPQPTATLTYLFPGASSPTWTSQPGVFAAGSDIARLTVLPGGAHDCWTQQYDNYAFWDWMLAQQRASVP; this is encoded by the coding sequence ATGAGGATGCCAGGGGTTGCGCTGCTGTTGGCCGTGTGGACCACCGCGTGCGGCGGTGGCGTCGAGCCGGACGGCGCCGAGACGTTGGGCACGCAAGCGTCGTCGGTCGTCATCACCACGGAGGACCAGGTGGTGGCGCGGCTGGCGTCGAGCACCGGCGCCATCTACGGCTATGGCGAGTACCTGCCTCCGGGCTACCTCACGTCGCCGGATACCTTCTATCCGGTCATCATCCACCTGAACGGCGTGAGCGAGTTCGGCACGTCCACCACGGAGGCGAACCTGCTGGCGGTCGTCACCAGGCATGGTGCGCTGAAGAAGATCCACGGCACGGCGCAGGGCAAGGCGTACTTCGGCCAGAAGCAGGTGATGGTCTTCACCCCGCGCGCGCCCACGGACTGGGTGCCGGCGGAGCTCAATGCCTTCGTGGACTTCCTCGTGGCGAACTACCGCGTGGACACGTCCCGCATCTACCTCACGGGCCTGAGCTTCGGTGGGTACGGCGCGTGGAAGTACGCATACCAGTATGGAAGCCGTCTGGCCGCGCTGGCGCCCATGGCGACGAACATCGGCGGGCCTGGGCCCACCATCACCCAGCTCCAGGGCGTGCCCGTGTGGGCGGTCCACTCGTACGCGGATGGCACCTCGCTGTCCGCCGAGCGCTCCTGGCTGCTGGGGGTGACGAAGAACTACGGCCAGTACCAGCTGGTGACCGTCCCGCAGCCGACGGCGACGCTGACGTATCTCTTCCCCGGCGCCTCGAGCCCCACGTGGACCTCCCAGCCGGGGGTCTTCGCGGCGGGCAGCGACATCGCCCGGCTGACGGTGCTGCCGGGCGGCGCGCACGACTGCTGGACGCAGCAGTACGACAACTACGCGTTCTGGGACTGGATGCTCGCGCAGCAGCGCGCCTCGGTGCCCTGA
- a CDS encoding sulfatase-like hydrolase/transferase yields the protein MAESESTRPNILLLTVDQLMFPRFAYGPEGGFVPGIKDILGFIDAGGDDNPYREFFPGFTALRKHAAIFRNHSIAASACTPSRAAIYTGQYGTRTGVTQTDGLFKSGDAAAFPWLAPDGIPTIGHWFQRAGYHTHYFGKWHVSNPPEHSLKRYGFDDWELSYPEPHGASINNLGAFRDIGFADLACDFLRRMALGQPYNRALAEQGYAAPRASGPSTTPQPWLAVASFTNPHDIATYPLLPRMLDPDSHKVGPLLVPSQTARSATPVSGTLSFPLNPLDFPQDNAHLPPNIHDPLVNKPSCHRDYAYKMGLALAAKTGLALHQAKEGIDPVAVTLNSGIPFQLTVAPDLSTLRFNQYYAWLIHLVDGHLARVLRTLDESGLRDNTLVVFLSDHGEYAGAHGYMMEKWHTAYQEALHVPLVVQFPPKSQYARTRNIDALTSHVDILPTLLGLAGIPQEEVAAIRTDLRLHRPVPPFAGADLSPLARGDSDTVLESDGTPRAGVLFITDDEITEPLPRSGDPHQLHDEAVYSVFVRSVEALREGTTRAGKVPDLAPGSVCQPNHVRCVRTPRWKLSRTFDPSGEHSDQWELYDLHADPLELENLLVFDQPFPTVVPNLPKGVTHAEVETAARATHALLGKYEARMLSPWPGPA from the coding sequence ATGGCCGAGTCCGAGTCGACGCGCCCCAACATCCTGCTGCTCACGGTGGACCAGCTCATGTTCCCCCGGTTCGCCTATGGCCCCGAGGGCGGCTTCGTTCCCGGCATCAAGGACATCCTCGGGTTCATCGACGCGGGCGGCGACGACAATCCCTATCGCGAGTTCTTCCCCGGCTTCACCGCGCTCCGGAAGCATGCGGCCATCTTCCGCAACCACTCCATCGCCGCCTCCGCCTGTACGCCCAGCCGCGCGGCCATCTACACCGGGCAGTACGGCACGCGCACGGGCGTCACGCAGACGGACGGGCTCTTCAAGAGCGGCGACGCCGCCGCGTTCCCGTGGCTCGCGCCGGATGGGATTCCCACCATCGGCCACTGGTTCCAGCGCGCTGGGTACCACACGCACTACTTCGGCAAGTGGCACGTCAGCAATCCACCCGAGCACTCCCTGAAGCGCTACGGCTTCGACGACTGGGAGCTGTCCTATCCGGAACCCCACGGCGCCTCCATCAACAACCTGGGGGCGTTCCGGGACATCGGCTTCGCCGACCTCGCGTGTGACTTCCTCCGCCGGATGGCGCTGGGCCAGCCCTACAACCGCGCCCTCGCCGAACAGGGCTACGCGGCGCCTCGCGCCAGCGGCCCCTCCACGACGCCTCAGCCCTGGCTCGCCGTCGCCTCCTTCACCAACCCCCACGACATCGCGACCTACCCGCTGCTACCGCGGATGCTCGACCCGGACTCGCACAAGGTCGGGCCGCTCCTCGTCCCCAGCCAGACCGCTCGCTCGGCCACGCCTGTCTCGGGCACGCTCTCCTTCCCGCTCAACCCCCTGGACTTCCCCCAGGACAACGCCCACCTGCCGCCCAACATCCACGACCCGCTCGTCAACAAGCCGAGCTGCCACCGGGACTACGCCTACAAGATGGGCCTCGCGCTCGCCGCGAAGACGGGGCTGGCCCTGCATCAAGCGAAGGAGGGCATCGACCCGGTCGCCGTCACGCTCAACTCGGGCATCCCCTTCCAGCTCACGGTCGCGCCCGACCTCTCCACCCTGCGCTTCAACCAGTACTACGCCTGGCTCATCCACCTGGTGGACGGACACCTCGCGCGCGTGCTGCGCACCCTCGACGAGAGCGGCCTGCGGGACAACACCCTCGTCGTCTTCCTCTCCGACCACGGCGAGTACGCCGGCGCCCACGGCTACATGATGGAGAAGTGGCACACCGCCTATCAGGAGGCGCTGCACGTGCCCCTCGTCGTCCAGTTCCCACCCAAGAGCCAATACGCCAGGACGCGGAACATCGACGCCCTCACCAGCCACGTGGACATCCTCCCCACATTGCTGGGCCTCGCCGGAATCCCCCAGGAAGAAGTCGCGGCGATCCGCACCGACCTGCGGCTGCACCGCCCCGTCCCGCCCTTCGCCGGCGCGGACCTCAGCCCGCTCGCCCGGGGCGACAGCGACACAGTGCTGGAGTCCGACGGCACGCCACGCGCCGGCGTGCTCTTCATCACCGACGACGAAATCACCGAGCCGCTGCCCCGCTCCGGAGACCCGCATCAGCTCCATGACGAGGCGGTCTACTCCGTGTTCGTCCGCTCGGTCGAGGCACTGCGCGAGGGCACCACCCGCGCGGGCAAGGTGCCCGACCTGGCCCCGGGCTCCGTGTGCCAGCCCAACCACGTCCGCTGCGTGCGCACGCCCCGCTGGAAGCTCTCGCGCACCTTCGACCCCTCCGGCGAGCACTCGGACCAGTGGGAGCTGTACGACCTCCACGCGGACCCGCTGGAGCTGGAGAACCTCCTCGTCTTCGATCAGCCCTTCCCCACCGTCGTCCCGAACCTGCCCAAGGGCGTCACCCACGCGGAGGTCGAGACCGCCGCGCGCGCGACGCATGCCCTCCTGGGGAAGTACGAAGCGAGGATGCTGTCCCCCTGGCCTGGGCCGGCATAG
- a CDS encoding class I SAM-dependent methyltransferase: protein MFDVLRVARQLERAVSEEPARFHAMEADAWVTGLPGPGDVQVGTGREPLWRNLGYWRDVERVDESNCERVGALFGAAQARLAHLLATTAGLTRTDHVLDCGFRYGDQDILWAEAYGCERIVGLEVTPHHVRVGRERMRMLGLDGRVRLELGSATRMPLGTGAFDVVFALESAIHFDTREDFLREAFRVLRPGGRLVAADLCQTRDRETGLGLRRRLRHRYWRGRYAFPEANVWTTERYRSELRRVGFEQARLTSIASDVFPAVNTALAALQGLRAAAHPLEPRALDRVRAEVQRARRMEFEQLQWLTRFNCDEYLVVSALRP from the coding sequence ATGTTCGACGTCCTCAGGGTCGCCAGACAGCTCGAGCGCGCCGTGTCGGAGGAGCCAGCGCGGTTCCATGCGATGGAGGCAGACGCCTGGGTGACGGGGCTGCCGGGGCCTGGGGACGTCCAGGTGGGGACGGGGCGAGAGCCCTTGTGGCGCAACCTGGGCTATTGGCGGGACGTCGAGCGGGTGGATGAAAGCAATTGCGAGCGGGTGGGCGCGCTGTTCGGCGCGGCGCAGGCCCGGCTGGCGCACCTGCTGGCGACGACGGCGGGGCTGACGCGCACGGACCATGTGCTGGATTGTGGTTTCCGGTACGGGGACCAGGACATCCTCTGGGCGGAGGCGTATGGCTGCGAGCGCATCGTCGGCCTGGAGGTCACCCCGCATCATGTGCGGGTCGGCCGCGAGCGGATGCGGATGCTCGGGTTGGATGGGCGGGTGCGCCTGGAGCTGGGCTCCGCGACGCGCATGCCCTTGGGCACGGGCGCGTTCGACGTGGTCTTCGCCCTGGAGTCCGCCATCCACTTCGACACGCGGGAGGACTTCCTACGAGAGGCCTTCCGCGTCCTGCGCCCCGGCGGCCGGCTCGTCGCGGCGGACCTGTGCCAGACGAGGGACCGGGAGACGGGGCTCGGCTTGCGGCGGCGCCTGCGCCACCGATACTGGCGCGGGCGGTATGCCTTTCCGGAGGCCAACGTCTGGACGACGGAGCGCTACCGGAGCGAGCTGCGGCGCGTGGGCTTCGAGCAGGCGCGGCTGACCTCCATCGCCTCCGACGTCTTCCCGGCCGTCAACACGGCGCTCGCGGCGCTCCAGGGACTGAGGGCCGCCGCGCACCCGCTGGAGCCGCGCGCGCTCGACCGGGTGCGCGCGGAGGTCCAACGGGCCCGGAGGATGGAGTTCGAGCAGCTCCAATGGCTGACGCGCTTCAACTGCGACGAGTACCTCGTCGTCTCCGCCCTCCGGCCTTGA